A genomic region of Manihot esculenta cultivar AM560-2 chromosome 15, M.esculenta_v8, whole genome shotgun sequence contains the following coding sequences:
- the LOC110600853 gene encoding oleosin Ara h 10.0102, producing the protein MHYVSPTCCRFSSSKHLFASSCPPFVSLIFLMISSDIQRLSSSMADRSPIHQVQMHPELRHEQKVPSSSKALVMVTLLPISGGLLALSGVTLIGSLIGLAITTPLFFIFSPVLVPAAFVLGIAVVACLASGAFGLTGMTSLSWMLQYHRQATQAMPEQLDQAMKSIQDMAAFVGQKTKEMGQEIQRSHLQGNDK; encoded by the coding sequence ATGCACTACGTGTCCCCCACCTGCTGCCGCTTCTCCTCTTCAAAACACTTATTCGCCAGCTCTTGTCCTCCCTTTGTCTCTCTCATTTTCCTTATGATCTCTTCTGATATCCAACGACTATCGTCATCAATGGCTGATCGTTCGCCGATACACCAGGTTCAGATGCACCCAGAGCTCCGACATGAACAGAAGGTTCCTTCAAGCTCTAAAGCACTGGTGATGGTCACCCTTCTCCCAATCAGTGGTGGACTTCTTGCACTTTCGGGTGTAACTTTAATTGGTTCCCTCATTGGTCTTGCTATTACCACCCCTCTTTTTTTCATCTTTAGCCCCGTTCTCGTTCCGGCAGCTTTTGTCCTTGGGATTGCTGTGGTGGCTTGTTTGGCTTCTGGGGCATTTGGGCTGACGGGGATGACATCGCTGTCGTGGATGTTGCAGTACCATCGGCAGGCTACACAGGCCATGCCGGAGCAGCTAGATCAGGCAATGAAGAGCATTCAGGATATGGCTGCTTTCGTGGGACAGAAGACTAAGGAAATGGGGCAAGAAATCCAGAGGAGTCACTTGCAAGGAAATGATAAATAA